One Streptomyces sp. L2 genomic window carries:
- a CDS encoding ATP-grasp domain-containing protein gives MKRILLIEALANSGPYLLDAARALGAHVFVATHEDVWESYPAALREKIHGTVFTDLTDPGRALSDLTAFAGTTRIDAVAGCWEFFTPLVAHLASRLDLPGNDPLRAQACRNKAAMARAFRTGRVPAPRTVSGYTTAEVTRALDRLGIGFPVVVKPAEQGGSWGVSVVTGHEQLDAAVRHAQSWPVAAPHGLALDQRVLVQEYVPGPEFSLDTVVWRDEYFHLPVVEKHTTDGAYRAETGHTCPAPLPPATLTAVRAAAERALRALGIRNGVAHTELKIPPEAGPTVIEVGARLPGDHLVHVVRHASGIDEARAYLQAVLDEKPDMPEPREGACAIRFLTPPRAGTFRGVTVPGRPAGLIGRHITTEPGATVGGAHDNSARLGHLVFTAPTPAQVKAHAAHVLAHTRIEVS, from the coding sequence GTGAAAAGGATCCTGCTGATCGAAGCGCTCGCAAACTCAGGCCCCTATCTGCTGGACGCCGCCCGCGCACTCGGCGCGCACGTCTTCGTCGCCACCCACGAGGACGTCTGGGAGAGCTACCCCGCCGCCCTGCGCGAGAAGATCCACGGCACGGTGTTCACCGACCTCACGGACCCGGGCCGGGCCCTGTCGGATCTGACCGCGTTCGCCGGGACGACGCGGATCGACGCGGTGGCCGGCTGCTGGGAGTTCTTCACACCGCTCGTCGCCCACCTGGCAAGCCGCCTGGACCTGCCCGGCAACGACCCCCTGCGGGCCCAGGCGTGCCGGAACAAGGCGGCCATGGCGCGGGCCTTCCGGACGGGCCGGGTGCCCGCGCCGAGAACCGTCAGCGGGTACACGACCGCTGAGGTGACCCGTGCCCTCGACCGTCTCGGCATCGGGTTCCCGGTCGTCGTCAAACCCGCCGAGCAGGGCGGCTCCTGGGGCGTCAGCGTAGTCACCGGACACGAACAGCTCGACGCCGCCGTACGGCACGCCCAGTCCTGGCCGGTCGCCGCGCCGCACGGCCTGGCCCTGGACCAGCGCGTCCTCGTCCAGGAATACGTCCCCGGGCCCGAGTTCAGCCTCGACACCGTGGTCTGGCGCGACGAGTACTTCCACCTCCCCGTGGTCGAGAAGCACACCACCGACGGCGCCTACCGGGCCGAGACCGGACACACCTGCCCGGCGCCGCTTCCGCCCGCCACCCTCACCGCGGTCCGGGCGGCGGCCGAACGGGCTCTGCGGGCGCTCGGCATCCGCAACGGCGTCGCGCACACCGAACTCAAGATCCCGCCCGAGGCCGGTCCCACCGTCATCGAGGTGGGCGCACGCCTCCCCGGAGACCACCTCGTGCACGTCGTCCGCCACGCCTCCGGCATCGACGAGGCCCGGGCCTACCTCCAGGCCGTCCTCGACGAGAAACCGGACATGCCCGAGCCCCGGGAAGGGGCGTGCGCCATCCGCTTCCTCACCCCGCCACGGGCGGGCACCTTCCGCGGCGTGACCGTCCCCGGCCGGCCCGCCGGCCTGATCGGCCGGCACATCACCACCGAGCCCGGCGCCACCGTCGGCGGCGCCCACGACAACTCGGCCCGCCTCGGCCACCTGGTGTTCACCGCCCCCACGCCCGCCCAGGTCAAGGCCCACGCCGCCCACGTACTGGCCCACACCCGCATAGAAGTGAGCTGA
- a CDS encoding ATP-grasp domain-containing protein — MQRIAFLRSAHIKRADPYIHGIAPVLTALGAEARLFHTHGDCDPRLFPGTSERLDPAATPDEFVARVRAWGADAAVSISLPDENALRDAVVKAKLEAAGVRTVMTPLAATRVLCDKWETKRVLNAHGLLTPPGVLVDSDLLNGRALPVPAYPDAVRLAAHDLGHPLLAKPLWDSTSMGIEFLPDPAALDRYLAARPAAHAVLEKCVTGRLCSVDIVGAGGHYTVMPLVRTGTAGGPPAFTFEDLRYVDPAEGDDFAPTARRLVDLCTELGVEGSVNVDMIHADGEYHVLEINPRIGGATTLSIAASGLNTFVALLAILDGTWPTRTEAPAERLAVECLTANPSPTLLDELGARVDLVTCHDLVIDGHDHGGILTFTVEPGDERRVLKELTELCAQTGFIPAPMLDKIRRLLTRAAR; from the coding sequence ATGCAGCGCATCGCCTTCCTCCGGTCCGCCCACATCAAGCGGGCCGACCCGTACATCCACGGCATCGCCCCCGTACTGACGGCGCTCGGCGCCGAGGCCCGCCTCTTCCACACCCACGGCGACTGCGATCCCCGGCTGTTCCCGGGGACCAGCGAGCGGCTCGACCCCGCCGCGACCCCGGACGAGTTCGTCGCCCGCGTGCGCGCCTGGGGAGCGGACGCCGCCGTCTCCATCTCGCTGCCGGACGAGAACGCCCTGCGCGACGCGGTCGTCAAGGCCAAGCTCGAAGCCGCCGGTGTCCGCACCGTCATGACGCCCCTCGCCGCGACGCGCGTCCTGTGCGACAAATGGGAGACCAAACGGGTCCTGAACGCGCACGGCCTCCTCACCCCGCCCGGCGTCCTGGTCGACAGCGACCTCCTCAACGGCCGGGCGCTGCCCGTCCCGGCCTACCCGGACGCCGTCCGCCTCGCGGCCCACGACCTCGGCCATCCCCTCCTGGCGAAGCCGCTGTGGGACTCCACCAGCATGGGCATCGAGTTCCTCCCCGATCCGGCCGCCCTCGACCGCTACCTGGCCGCGCGGCCGGCGGCGCACGCCGTCCTGGAGAAGTGCGTCACCGGACGGCTCTGCTCGGTCGACATCGTCGGCGCCGGAGGCCACTACACGGTCATGCCCCTCGTCCGGACCGGCACCGCGGGCGGCCCCCCGGCGTTCACCTTCGAGGACCTGCGATACGTCGACCCCGCCGAGGGCGACGACTTCGCGCCCACCGCCCGGCGCCTGGTGGACCTGTGCACGGAACTCGGCGTCGAGGGGTCCGTCAACGTCGACATGATCCACGCCGACGGCGAGTACCACGTCCTGGAGATCAACCCCAGGATCGGTGGCGCCACCACGCTGTCCATCGCCGCCAGTGGACTCAACACCTTCGTCGCCCTCCTCGCCATCCTCGACGGCACCTGGCCCACCCGCACCGAGGCGCCGGCCGAGCGCCTCGCCGTCGAATGCCTGACCGCGAACCCCAGCCCCACCCTCCTTGACGAACTCGGCGCCCGCGTCGACCTCGTCACCTGCCACGACCTGGTCATCGACGGCCACGACCACGGCGGCATCCTCACGTTCACCGTGGAACCGGGCGACGAGCGGCGGGTGCTCAAGGAACTCACCGAGCTGTGCGCGCAGACCGGCTTCATCCCGGCCCCCATGCTCGACAAGATCCGCCGCCTCCTGACCCGCGCGGCCCGGTGA